A region from the Gemmatimonadaceae bacterium genome encodes:
- a CDS encoding adenylyltransferase/cytidyltransferase family protein, which yields MTWDRARAWRANVRGRVVLTNGVFDLLHPGHVDLLLGAASRGDALLVAVNSDDSVRRLNKGPERPIRNAAERCYVLAALGMVDAVVVFEQDTPFELVNWLRPDVLVKGGDYDESTIVGAHEVRSWGGDVVVIPLTPGHSTTATVERLRGR from the coding sequence ATGACCTGGGACCGCGCGCGAGCATGGCGCGCGAATGTGCGCGGGCGCGTCGTCCTCACGAACGGCGTGTTCGATCTGCTGCATCCGGGACACGTCGATCTGCTCCTTGGCGCCGCGAGCCGCGGCGATGCGCTGCTCGTCGCGGTCAACAGCGACGACTCGGTGCGGCGGCTCAACAAGGGACCGGAACGGCCGATTCGCAACGCCGCCGAGCGATGCTATGTGCTCGCCGCGCTCGGGATGGTCGACGCGGTCGTTGTCTTCGAGCAGGACACACCGTTCGAGCTCGTGAACTGGCTGCGGCCGGATGTGCTGGTGAAGGGCGGCGATTATGATGAATCGACGATCGTCGGCGCGCACGAAGTTCGAAGCTGGGGCGGCGACGTCGTCGTGATTCCGCTGACTCCCGGACATTCCACCACCGCAACCGTCGAGCGACTTCGTGGCCGCTGA
- the rph gene encoding ribonuclease PH, with protein MNRRNDETRPITLERHVAPYAEGSCLVSFGATKVLCTASVEEGVPGWKRGRGEGWLTAEYAMLPRATKTRTSRERSQVGGRTQEIQRLIGRSIRAMLDDFRFGEYTVKLDCDVLVADGGTRTASITGACVAAVDAFDWLVESGRLPTTPVKRRVAAISVGVIGTTPRLDLDYEEDVRAAVDMNVVMSSEARFVEVQGTGEHGTFDRGELDQLLDLAVKGLHELDAAQRRVLGA; from the coding sequence GTGAACCGTCGAAACGATGAGACGCGTCCGATCACCCTCGAGCGTCATGTGGCGCCGTATGCGGAGGGCTCGTGTCTCGTCTCGTTCGGCGCGACGAAAGTCTTGTGCACCGCGTCGGTCGAAGAGGGCGTGCCGGGTTGGAAGCGCGGGCGCGGCGAGGGTTGGCTCACGGCCGAATACGCGATGCTCCCGCGCGCGACGAAGACGCGAACGTCGCGCGAGCGATCGCAGGTCGGCGGCCGCACGCAGGAGATTCAGCGTCTCATTGGCCGCAGCATCCGCGCGATGCTCGACGATTTTCGGTTCGGCGAGTACACGGTGAAGCTCGACTGCGACGTGCTCGTCGCGGACGGCGGCACACGCACCGCGTCGATCACGGGCGCCTGCGTCGCCGCCGTCGACGCGTTCGACTGGCTCGTGGAAAGTGGACGATTGCCGACGACCCCGGTGAAGCGCCGCGTCGCGGCGATCAGCGTTGGTGTCATCGGCACGACGCCCCGGCTGGATCTCGACTATGAGGAAGATGTGCGGGCCGCGGTGGACATGAACGTCGTGATGAGCAGTGAGGCGCGCTTCGTCGAGGTGCAGGGTACGGGCGAGCACGGCACGTTCGATCGTGGGGAGCTCGACCAGCTGCTCGATCTCGCGGTGAAGGGCCTGCACGAGCTCGACGCGGCGCAGCGGCGCGTCCTCGGCGCCTGA
- a CDS encoding non-canonical purine NTP pyrophosphatase, protein MRRVLLATRSAGKLRELRPLFAARAIDVIDLSHAGVMETAEEDALEVFDTFEENALAKARFFNKKTGMPTVADDSGIGAVALGGRPGVHSKRWSGRTDLSGQALDDENNRLLQEALREAADRRAYYVCAAAYVDGVRELVERGEVYGCIVAEARGSEGFGYDPYFFADELGRTFGEATREAKARVSHRARAFGALLDRLPSEG, encoded by the coding sequence GTGAGGCGTGTCCTGCTGGCGACACGCAGCGCGGGGAAGCTGCGCGAGCTGCGGCCGCTCTTCGCGGCGCGCGCGATCGACGTGATCGATCTCTCCCACGCCGGCGTGATGGAGACCGCGGAGGAAGACGCGCTCGAGGTCTTCGACACGTTCGAGGAGAATGCGCTCGCGAAAGCACGATTCTTTAATAAGAAAACAGGAATGCCGACCGTCGCCGACGATTCCGGGATTGGCGCCGTGGCGTTGGGCGGCCGACCGGGGGTGCACAGCAAACGGTGGAGTGGCCGCACCGATCTGAGCGGACAGGCGCTGGACGATGAAAACAACCGCCTGCTGCAGGAGGCGTTGCGCGAGGCCGCGGATCGACGGGCGTACTACGTGTGTGCGGCGGCGTACGTCGACGGGGTCCGGGAGCTGGTCGAGCGGGGTGAGGTGTATGGTTGCATCGTGGCCGAGGCGCGGGGCAGCGAAGGGTTTGGCTACGATCCGTATTTTTTCGCCGATGAGTTGGGTCGCACGTTTGGCGAGGCGACGCGTGAGGCGAAGGCGCGTGTGAGTCATCGCGCGCGTGCGTTTGGTGCGTTGCTCGATCGCTTGCCGAGCGAGGGGTAG